One region of Osmia lignaria lignaria isolate PbOS001 chromosome 7, iyOsmLign1, whole genome shotgun sequence genomic DNA includes:
- the GXIVsPLA2 gene encoding phospholipase A2 group XII has product MDFSQYRKALIYVLTFLAYAWSGYGAGLLSNLRDAVLAAESVFQDFFENAITVARKIKDIHEVFDAAVEETCVFQCPGGIPPKPDWNHKPQSNGCGSLGIEINQEYLPLTEMTKCCDAHDICYDTCNSDKEKCDLEFKRCLYKYCEGYQSSTVINTCKAAAKVLFTGTTALGCKSYMDAQKEACYCGDKWNKNKKPKKAAQAGGEL; this is encoded by the exons ATGGATTTTTCGCAGTATCGGAAAGCCCTGATTTACGTTTTAACTTTCCTAGCGTACGCGTGGTCTGGCTATGGCGCTGGTTTATTATCGAATTTAAGAGATGCTGTATTAGCGGCAGAGTCGGTTTTTCAAGATTTCTTCGAAAACGCGATCACCGTGGCTAGAAAAATCAAAGACATACACGAAGTGTTTGACGCAGCCGTGGAAGAAACCTGCGTCTTCCAGTGTCCAGGAG GAATCCCACCGAAACCGGATTGGAACCATAAACCGCAGAGCAACGGATGCGGTTCCCTGGGAATCGAA ATAAACCAAGAGTACTTGCCACTTACAGAAATGACTAAATGTTGCGACGCGCACGATATCTGTTACGATACTTGTAATTCGGATAAGGAAAAGTGCGACTTGGAATTTAAGAgatgtttatataaatattgcGAAGGGTATCAATCGTCCACCGTGATCAACACGTGCAAAGCTGCCGCAAAAGTGCTGTTTACCGGTACCACGGCTTTAGGATGCAAAAGTTATATGGACGCTCAAAAAGAAGCTTGTTACTGCGGAGATAAAtggaacaagaacaagaaaccgAAGAAAGCAGCTCAAGCGGGTGGAGAGCTATGA
- the LOC117609514 gene encoding uncharacterized protein LOC117609514, with the protein MSISKEQVEQLIASDAVVIFSKTQCPYCKMAKQVFDNMQKKYTAIELDEREDGDEIQSILGVMTGARTVPRVFVKGVCLGGGTDIKKLYESGELQKKL; encoded by the exons ATGTCGATATCAAAAGAGCAAGTGGAACAGCTAATCGCTTCAGATGCAGTGGTAATATTCTCTAAAACACAATGTCCATATTGTAAAATGGCCAAACAG GTATTTGATAACATGCAGAAGAAATATACTGCCATCGAGTTGGACGAAAGAGAGGATGGGGATGAAATTCAAAGCATATTGGGTGTAATGACGGGTGCTAGAACAGTTCCTAGAGTGTTTGTCAAAGGAGTATGTTTGGGAGGTGGCACagatataaagaaattatatGAGAGCGGAGAGCTGCAAAAGAAACTTTAA
- the Clic gene encoding chloride intracellular channel protein 5 isoform X1, whose protein sequence is MADDSHENGTSNGDVPEIELIIKASTIDGRRKGACLFCQEYFMDLYLLAELKTISLKVTTVDMQKPPPDFRTNFQATPPPILIDNGDAILENEKIERHIMKNIPGGHNLFVQDKEVATLVENLFSKLKLLLLNAKDKDKDPKSSSLMAHLRKIDEHLGRKGTRFLTGDTMCCFDCELMPRLQHIRVAGKYFADFEIPETLVHLWRYMHHMYRLDAFLQSCPADQDIINHYKLQQSMKMKKHEELETPTFTTSIPIEVNDD, encoded by the exons ATGGCAGACGACAGCCATGAGAACGGCACCAGCAACGGCGACGTGCCCGAGATCGAGTTGATCATCAAG GCTTCTACGATCGATGGTCGTCGGAAAGGTGCATGCCTCTTCTGCCAAGAATACTTTATGGATTTATATCTGTTGGCCGAATTGAAGACCATCTCGCTGAAGGTAACCACGGTGGACATGCAGAAACCGCCTCCAGATTTTCGTACAAACTTCCAAGCAACGCCACCACCGATATTAATCGACAACGGTGATGCGATATTGGAGAACGAGAAAATTGAACGGCACATCATGAAGAACATTCCTGGCGGGCACAATCTCTTCGTGCAGGACAAAGAAGTGGCTACCctcgttgaaaatttattcagC AAATTGAAACTACTGCTACTGAACGCAAAGGACAAGGATAAGGATCCAAAGTCTTCGTCGTTGATGGCACATTTGCGTAAAATCGACGAACACTTGGGTCGTAAGGGTACACGGTTCCTCACAGGTGACACAATGTGTTGTTTCGATTGTGAGTTGATGCCTCGACTGCAACATATCAGGGTTGCTGGCAAGTACTTTGCAGACTTTGAAATTCCCGAAACTTTGGTGCATCTCTGGCGATATATGCATCATATGTACAGGCTAGATGCCTTTTTGCAAAGTTGCCCAGCTGATCAGGACATTATCAATCACTACAAGTTGCAACAG AGCATGAAGATGAAGAAACACGAAGAATTAGAAACTCCAACGTTCACGACTAGTATCCCAATCGAGGTCAACGACGACTAG
- the Clic gene encoding chloride intracellular channel protein 5 isoform X2, with amino-acid sequence MDLYLLAELKTISLKVTTVDMQKPPPDFRTNFQATPPPILIDNGDAILENEKIERHIMKNIPGGHNLFVQDKEVATLVENLFSKLKLLLLNAKDKDKDPKSSSLMAHLRKIDEHLGRKGTRFLTGDTMCCFDCELMPRLQHIRVAGKYFADFEIPETLVHLWRYMHHMYRLDAFLQSCPADQDIINHYKLQQSMKMKKHEELETPTFTTSIPIEVNDD; translated from the exons ATGGATTTATATCTGTTGGCCGAATTGAAGACCATCTCGCTGAAGGTAACCACGGTGGACATGCAGAAACCGCCTCCAGATTTTCGTACAAACTTCCAAGCAACGCCACCACCGATATTAATCGACAACGGTGATGCGATATTGGAGAACGAGAAAATTGAACGGCACATCATGAAGAACATTCCTGGCGGGCACAATCTCTTCGTGCAGGACAAAGAAGTGGCTACCctcgttgaaaatttattcagC AAATTGAAACTACTGCTACTGAACGCAAAGGACAAGGATAAGGATCCAAAGTCTTCGTCGTTGATGGCACATTTGCGTAAAATCGACGAACACTTGGGTCGTAAGGGTACACGGTTCCTCACAGGTGACACAATGTGTTGTTTCGATTGTGAGTTGATGCCTCGACTGCAACATATCAGGGTTGCTGGCAAGTACTTTGCAGACTTTGAAATTCCCGAAACTTTGGTGCATCTCTGGCGATATATGCATCATATGTACAGGCTAGATGCCTTTTTGCAAAGTTGCCCAGCTGATCAGGACATTATCAATCACTACAAGTTGCAACAG AGCATGAAGATGAAGAAACACGAAGAATTAGAAACTCCAACGTTCACGACTAGTATCCCAATCGAGGTCAACGACGACTAG